One segment of Asterias rubens chromosome 2, eAstRub1.3, whole genome shotgun sequence DNA contains the following:
- the LOC117306897 gene encoding uncharacterized protein LOC117306897: protein MYSSQRAITTLTTMMPDMTVDPVIEFYAVDGYAVTAGGTVGFVISIDIPENTTSVFIVDVSMPYLSNQAVMSICRAEVVYRGYNVPCAGNLVPEFNQEDGEHADYVQFNFGGITNLGRRHQTDDSKLKLLVTAELLVDHPDVSNGSLFYVTAGVRYEMVDQDILWVSEAPITAVDNQHHEYSSIDKKPTFNLMNRGKDYFLYNHSAVSFNITVNIPPETTYYPLLLNITSQRAPVNNQPMFSICRVEVVKIGPDFHCHTLDRSSHTNVSTSEEGVAYQYLVDLGVVTNSLEAWMQTERADGEFVVEVSLHWEDHAELVDGENVTVTVQAEYGWTGTWLGSMDYIVNFGLPELREDDDTPQFDLSLVPGQSKFLRAGGLAVYHLTVSTPANSAATYWMDVVTTNTSLSVCRTKLISGGRNLPCFQTDRPVQYLSYEEDGHRDRSVLDIGPVKNTGSKPITDSGANKMIAQVVVKLEDDAIPPDNLTEPEKQEFEATVKVGDTQLFVVPEEIGVDVEPAFTNFTHIPEIAFTKLNSESMVTIGGAVVFNLDIYIPFGSISDYKVQFFSDRIDPYRTTVCEARLIGSGWNVPCVNGTFLTTMYNSTTGDDHVDKASIDAGAIANMMPYGPELVSDLNKVRVQLVVRLENNDTVMEDDQIWLSGALSLNEHNEYYFRAAFNATQDNLYSETHPQPRFEIIPPSDVVIMTIGSKETYHMKITTPAMSTPMTINISLPTAANEAFLTVVDMKLLHVGKNYACHQLYEIEPVYNSTYSTSQNDSAFIDLGVITNHGTTYYYQYNPEYALPEEDEILISLEIQLADHFDLVDGSELMFDIYFDYSLGRQTHFNQTIGVTKTGAEYPEVEFNITIPEYDPLVTQQGDLLLTELSVYHLNTSSSHAHSVMIYLMLPYYLELDPDVEIKGPPLCLKTTEAGYKLHFAEMYFTDTFTVWFNISMDPNRYMPIDMNFINTTVPIEIVYYKHDGADDDGNIILGEVFKTETLIMDLSFNTERCFEILGVENDYQIQDCQITASSYLNDSYSPQMARLNSESGWAPAIRDMNPYQGNDYIEIRFGGMHRFSGVMMQTGFNSSESVLSYKLSYSEDGLEWFNYDQVFVNDFNYTENVTSSLNIIPLPFNGAFLRIRPQSYLENTSFPLMRFELLGCRRSVTIDLAAACQTTDFPDYPYYERGFIVEPKSGYVYVCILEYIDGPTRCSYTFDNGTTWEDIDNNVASIIALEPDTVELFGVSQNRRAIMRSGDLGVTWSSMEPERYLDLSSKGYLMEMSRVPFVEVSDVPDIVMATEGNNAFFEWGAATEGLYRREVSSVDVNATSAWELIGTWGFP from the exons ATGTACTCCAGTCAACGTGCAATTACGACACTCACCACAATGATGCCGGACAtg ACCGTTGATCCTGTGATCGAGTTTTACGCTGTAGATGGCTACGCCGTAACCGCTGGTGGTACTGTGGGTTTCGTGATCAGTATCGACATCCCAGAGAATACCACCTCGGTCTTCATTGTTGATGTCTCCATGCCGTACCTCTCCAACCAGGCAGTCATGTCAATCTGCCGTGCTGAGGTGGTCTACAGAGGCTACAATGTACCCTGTGCCGGCAACCTAGTGCCGGAGTTTAACCAAGAG GACGGCGAACATGCAGATTACGTCCAGTTCAACTTTGGCGGTATCACCAATCTTGGTAGACGGCACCAGACTGACGACAGCAAACTGAAATTACTCGTTACTGCCGAGCTTCTAGTGGATCACCCAGACGTCTCCAACGGGTCGCTGTTCTACGTCACGGCCGGTGTCCGTTACGAGATGGTTGACCAAGATATCCTATGGGTGTCTGAAGCACCAATCACGGCCGTGGATAACCaacatcatgaatattcaagcATTGATaag AAACCAACGTTTAATTTGATGAATCGAGGCAAAGATTATTTCCTGTACAACCATTCAGCCGTGTCCTTCAACATCACCGTCAACATTCCCCCAGAGACAACCTACTACCCCCTCCTCCTCAACATCACCTCCCAAAGAGCTCCCGTCAACAACCAGCCCATGTTCAGCATCTGCCGCGTCGAGGTGGTCAAAATCGGCCCGGACTTCCACTGTCACACCCTGGACAGATCGTCGCACACCAACGTGTCTACGTCAGAGGAGGGCGTGGCCTATCAATACCTGGTAGATCTGGGCGTGGTCACCAACAGCTTGGAGGCGTGGATGCAGACGGAGAGGGCGGATGGGGAGTTTGTGGTGGAGGTCAGCTTACACTGGGAGGACCATGCTGAGCTGGTTGATGGTGAGAATGTCACCGTGACGGTCCAGGCGGAGTACGGATGGACGGGAACATGGCTGGGGTCTATGGATTACATTGTAAATTTCGGGCTGCCTGAGCTTCGAGAG GACGACGACACTCCCCAGTTTGACCTCAGCCTCGTGCCGGGACAGAGCAAGTTTCTACGGGCAGGAGGTTTAGCTGTGTACCACCTCACGGTCTCGACCCCGGCAAACTCCGCAGCGACCTACTGGATGGACGTAGTCACCACCAATACCAGCCTGAGCGTCTGTCGGACCAAGCTCATCAGCGGGGGACGCAACCTGCCGTGTTTTCAGACCGATCGACCCGTGCAGTACCTCTCCTATGAGGAGGACGGACACCGGGATAGGTCTGTGCTGGACATTGGACCAGTGAAAAATACAG GCTCCAAACCAATCACTGATTCTGGCGCCAATAAAATGATTGCCCAAGTTGTCGTCAAACTGGAAGATGATGCCATACCTCCCGACAACCTGACTGAGCCAGAGAAGCAAGAGTTTGAAGCCACAGTCAAAGTTGGAGACACTCAACTCTTTGTGGTACCAGAAGAAATTGGAGTTGATGTCGAGCCTGCATTTACTAACTTT ACCCATATTCCTGAGATTGCGTTCACCAAGCTCAATTCTGAGTCCATGGTCACGATAGGGGGCGCTGTTGTCTTCAATCTTGACATTTATATACCATTCGGATCGATATCAGACTATAAG GTTCAGTTTTTCAGCGATCGGATCGATCCGTATCGCACCACAGTGTGTGAAGCTAGGCTCATCGGGTCGGGATGGAACGTCCCGTGTGTTAATGGCACCTTCTTGACGACTATGTATAACTCCACAACCGGAGATGATCATGTGGATAAGGCGTCAATCGATGCAGGAGCAATCGCTAACATGATGCCTTACGGACCGGAGCTAGTCTCAGATTTAAATAAG GTGCGAGTACAACTGGTAGTTCGTCTAGAGAACAATGACACTGTTATGGAGGATGATCAGATCTGGTTGTCGGGCGCACTGTCCCTGAATGAACACAACGAGTACTACTTCCGAGCAGCCTTTAATGCCACGCAAGATAACCTCTATTCAGAG ACTCATCCCCAGCCGAGGTTTGAAATCATACCACCGAGTGATGTCGTCATCATGACGATCGGCTCGAAGGAGACGTACCACATGAAGATTACAACTCCGGCAATGAGCACACCGATGACCATCAACATCAGCCTGCCGACCGCCGCGAACGAAGCGTTCCTGACGGTGGTTGATATGAAGCTCCTACACGTCGGTAAGAACTATGCGTGCCATCAGCTGTATGAGATCGAACCCGTGTATAACTCAACGTATTCTACGAGCCAGAACGACTCTGCGTTCATTGACTTAGGAGTCATCACAAATCACG GAACGACCTACTACTATCAGTATAACCCTGAGTACGCCCTCCCCGAGGAAGACGAAATCCTCATCTCACTCGAGATCCAGCTCGCCGATCATTTTGATCTGGTCGACGGATCGGAACTCATGTTCGACATCTACTTCGACTACAGCCTCGGTCGACAGACCCACTTCAACCAGACCATCGGGGTGACTAAGACGGGAGCCGAGTACCCGGAGGTGGAGTTCAACATCACAATACCAGAATATGATCCTTTGGTCACACAGCAAGG TGACTTGTTGTTAACCGAGCTATCAGTCTACCACCTCAACACCTCAAGCAGCCACGCCCATAGTGTCATGATCTACCTCATGCTTCCTTACTATCTCGAACTGGACCCCGATGTTGAGATTAAAGGTCCCCCACTCTGCTTGAAGACCACAGAGGCCGGCTATAAACTTCAC TTTGCAGAAATGTATTTTACCGATACCTTCACCGTGTGGTTCAATATATCGATGGATCCTAATCGATACATGCCAATTGATATGAACTTCATCAATACCACCGTGCCAATAGAGATCGTCTACTACAAGCACGACGGAGCAGACGATGATGGGAACATCATCTTGGGAGAAGTCTTCAAGACAGAGACCCTGATCATGGATTTGTCATTCAACACTGAGA GATGCTTTGAGATTCTTGGTGTTGAGAATGACTACCAGATCCAAGACTGCCAAATAACAGCCAGTTCCTATCTCAATGACTCCTACTCCCCACAAATGGCTCGACTCAACTCTGAATCTGGATGGGCACCAGCGATACGAGATATGAATCCATACCAGGGAAACGATTACATTGAG ATCCGATTTGGTGGCATGCATCGTTTCAGTGGAGTGATGATGCAGACCGGATTTAACAGCAGTGAATCTGTCTTGTCTTACAAGTTGAGTTACAGCGAAGACGGTTTAGAGTGGTTCAACTATGATCAG GTTTTCGTGAACGATTTTAACTACACCGAAAACGTGACGTCGTCTCTGAACATCATCCCCCTACCGTTCAACGGCGCGTTTCTCCGTATACGTCCCCAGAGCTACCTGGAGAATACATCATTCCCGTTGATGAGATTTGAGCTGCTTGGATGCAGACGATCTGTTACTATTGACCTGGCTG CTGCCTGTCAGACCACAGACTTTCCCG ATTACCCATACTACGAGCGTGGTTTCATCGTGGAGCCCAAATCAGGATATGTCTATGTTTGCATTCTTGAGTACATCGA cGGTCCGACCCGGTGTTCATACACATTTGACAATGGCACGACTTGGGAAG ATATCGACAATAACGTAGCCAGTATCATTGCCTTGGAACCGGACACGGTGGAACTCTTCGGGGTGTCCCAAAACAGACGAGCGATCATGCGCAGTGGAGACCTTGGCGTAACGTGGTCCAGTATGGAGCCTGAACGGTACCTGGACTTATCGAGTAAAGGATACCTGATGGAAATGTCGAGGGTACCGTTTGTTGAGGTCTCTGATGTTCCAGATATTGTCATGGCAACGGAGGGGAATAATGCATTCTTTGAGTGGGGAG CGGCTACGGAGGGACTGTACCGCCGAGAAGTGTCCAGTGTAGACGTCAATGCAACGAGTGCATGGGAGCTGATCGGCACGTGGGGATTCCCCTGA
- the LOC117307476 gene encoding uncharacterized protein LOC117307476 — MASNIEPVQSVRCPACFAKDPVVRKLDPLDTQDLSITSSGKTILFKDATKIYLQDHYPNLSCTTYRVPAALFYNDDGNLDLATDEELFSNPNLFGKVKKTTPAKEVARRFQKDAVEKVVKCFHAWGCEHGGGMMVLSEYDMGRYLKAVKTGSKKWETIDGEHDVMVINLNHGVTFVQVKSVKTTSTDKTMWRQTQSAFKQVTKDEKAFREMNADLDFISTVPVVGFVALPNLTRDHLSKMVMCDAHKRQVLTSEDLESPTEFNESVGKRLQAGENLGLENYKELCGRYVGLASIVKIRTLPDAIKLTSAKVGKIRLTPEQNEIIKVGNRKQVIFGDYGTGKSLVLAKMAEKIAKSEEGRGIIYVVSCTSINLSSRFDEETTHAGCGLLCSPSLLVSQYRKFFSEPMSPSIKIMSLADLYCDCFPITIYNYPTSNRNPFYQSFEPKLLAELTRRVMSKHPNAHIMWDEVPFTLGGLDWSHLESKTKSCIKNFVWVSIATESYAEFFLSTNSKNLVLSRLPPSFQVACLTSCKRMARNNFRLYTALKPPCKNKFFLSTSGNAVDGGVPQWYPVHNCFCGTTDPLKCTCIQTRFTHTLKHMWERLPEIDPSSVSFVLGDYGVKTNRFLMDVVSKACKTLEIPSTCPSPVSPVRPVSPVSPEGKTLLVWRDLDPRPLMQETSEVVASGSKCRIVDIVSYRGCESPVVIMVIVRKLPHGWRERRMMIYAQSSLCSMISRALGQIFIITLPHYLLFPPPRESLSYTNNNNKKNNKTFVKHDNNDEDRCYPDLEDLVEKKYLVKCPLQKLHADTPPTNAS, encoded by the coding sequence ATGGCTTCAAACATTGAACCCGTCCAGTCTGTGCGGTGCCCAGCTTGCTTTGCCAAGGACCCCGTGGTAAGAAAACTTGACCCGTTGGATACCCAGGATTTGAGTATTACTAGTTCAGGAAAGACGATATTATTCAAAGACGCAACAAAGATTTACCTTCAAGACCACTACCCAAACTTATCTTGTACCACTTACCGCGTTCCTGCCGCGCTCTTTTACAACGATGATGGAAATCTCGACTTGGCAACAGATGAGGAACTATTCAGCAATCCAAATCTCTTTGGTAAGGTTAAAAAGACAACTCCAGCTAAAGAGGTCGCACGTCGTTTCCAGAAAGACGCCGTGGAGAAGGTGGTCAAATGTTTCCACGCGTGGGGCTGTGAGCATGGGGGAGGCATGATGGTTCTCAGTGAGTATGACATGGGGAGATATCTAAAAGCTGTGAAAACAGGCAGTAAGAAATGGGAAACAATTGACGGCGagcatgacgtcatggtgattAACCTCAACCATGGAGTTACATTCGTTCAAGTCAAGAGTGTCAAAACAACCAGCACCGACAAAACCATGTGGAGGCAGACACAAAGTGCCTTCAAACAAGTCACTAAAGATGAGAAAGCCTTCCGCGAGATGAATGCTGACCTAGACTTCATTTCAACGGTGCCCGTTGTTGGCTTTGTTGCACTGCCTAACCTGACACGCGATCACTTAAGTAAAATGGTAATGTGTGACGCTCACAAAAGACAAGTGCTGACTAGTGAAGATTTAGAGTCGCCAACAGAATTTAATGAGTCGGTCGGGAAACGGTTGCAGGCAGGAGAAAACCTTGGCTTAGAGAACTACAAGGAATTGTGCGGGAGATACGTTGGACTGGCGTCCATTGTAAAGATTCGAACTCTGCCAGACGCCATCAAGTTAACCAGTGCGAAGGTTGGGAAAATTCGGTTAACTCCTGAACAGAATGAGATAATCAAAGTTGGCAATCGAAAACAAGTTATCTTCGGAGATTACGGGACGGGAAAGTCTCTGGTCTTGGCTAAAATGGCCGAGAAAATAGCGAAAAGTGAAGAAGGACGTGGGATCATCTATGTTGTATCGTGTACAAGTATAAATCTGTCGAGTCGGTTTGATGAGGAGACGACACACGCAGGTTGTGGCTTGCTGTGCTCTCCAAGTCTTCTCGTGTCACAATACCGGAAATTCTTCTCTGAGCCAATGTCACCTTCCATCAAGATCATGTCCTTAGCTGATCTTTACTGCGACTGCTTTCCTATTACTATATATAATTACCCGACTAGTAATCGTAATCCGTTCTATCAAAGTTTCGAACCCAAATTGTTGGCAGAGCTCACCCGTCGCGTCATGTCAAAGCACCCAAATGCTCATATCATGTGGGACGAGGTCCCGTTTACCCTTGGTGGTTTAGACTGGAGCCACCTTGAAAGTAAAACTAAGTCTTGCATAAAAAACTTTGTATGGGTTAGCATAGCAACAGAATCATACGCCGAATTTTTTTTATCTACGAATTCCAAGAATTTAGTTTTAAGTAGACTTCCACCAAGCTTTCAGGTGGCATGTCTCACCAGTTGTAAGCGAATGGCGCGGAATAATTTTCGGCTTTACACGGCCTTGAAGCCACCTTGCAAAAACAAGTTCTTCCTTTCGACAAGTGGGAACGCAGTTGATGGGGGTGTTCCTCAGTGGTACCCTGTACATAATTGCTTCTGTGGAACCACCGACCCTTTGAAGTGCACATGTATTCAAACTCGTTTCACTCATACACTGAAGCATATGTGGGAGCGTCTTCCGGAAATCGACCCATCATCTGTTTCCTTTGTCTTGGGTGACTATGGTGTCAAGACAAATCGCTTCCTAATGGATGTTGTGAGCAAGGCGTGTAAAACATTAGAAATCCCCAGTACCTGCCCGAGTCCTGTGAGTCCTGTGCGTCCTGTGAGTCCTGTGAGTCCTGAGGGAAAAACATTATTAGTCTGGCGGGATTTGGACCCACGACCCTTAATGCAAGAGACGTCAGAGGTCGTCGCATCAGGGTCTAAGTGTCGCATTGTGGATATCGTCAGCTACAGAGGTTGCGAGAGTCCTGTTGTTATTATGGTCATTGTGCGCAAGTTGCCACACGGTTGGAGGGAACGCCGTATGATGATTTACGCACAGTCCAGCTTGTGTTCGATGATCTCCCGCGCTCTCGGCCAGATCTTCATTATCACTTTGCCACATTATCTACTGTTCCCGCCGCCGAGGGAAAGTTTGTCATAtacgaataataataataaaaaaaataataagacatttgtaaagcacgATAATAATGATGAGGATCGCTGCTACCCAGACTTAGAAGACCTAGTAGAAAAGAAATATCTCGTAAAGTGCCCGCTACAGAAACTTCATGCAGACACTCCCCCCACCAACGCAAGCTAG
- the LOC117305390 gene encoding uncharacterized protein LOC117305390 yields the protein MEEILREVKIECYHGTCSSSGECVCSPCWTGDSCDSLENSHVPVFQQTLLTIDVNLKETFRDDVIATVVANDPDAELCSYEDGCPCSIILYSIEQGNDDSLFRIDPRTGELSISVEKRMAEIDKDEVELQIAAKNPVHRTRGRRRRMDGDDVQNDQRVSKMLVRILFSSGIKEEVVEVHSRHRRSTSGVPSSETFTLEKLDPFTDVTEILIGQKVDLLLTLWLPVQSTSLRVELLTPYESSAIMVLCNPVFSHIGSNYPGFSSGDVVAEFYASGDDHRYDRIVFDFGSVTNDGSDSADDQSSKIKLEFTVILQQTNATQYGETYWVSAGVNYGVNLAEVWVGQTSFTPVSDIDSWSTSSPDIIISGPETMTILSAAIFQIDLVIKNYATDFYLDVIADQSGSTDPIMKIGELQLAGKGDNFDCMPDELPQYSGVSDNSTGATVKARLDFGNIVNTGT from the exons AAAATTCTCACGTGCCAGTATTCCAGCAAACACTTCTTACAATCGACGTCAATTTGAAAGAAACATTCCGTGATGACGTCATAGCCACCGTGGTGGCCAATGACCCGGATGCAGAACTATGTTCCTACGAGGACGGGTGCCCGTGCTCGATCATTCTCTACTCCATCGAGCAGGGGAACGATGACTCTTTATTCAGGATCGATCCCAGAACCGGGGAACTCTCAATCTCGGTTGAAAAACGAATGGCGGAGATTGACAAGGACGAGGTTGAACTGCAGATCGCAGCCAAGAACCCTGTGCACAGAACGCGGGGTCGAAGGAGACGGATGGATGGTGATGATGTACAGAATGACCAGAGAGTATCTAAAATGCTAGTGAGGATCTTATTCTCGTCCGGAATTAAGGAGGAGGTTGTGGAGGTTCATTCAAGACACAGGAGATCG ACAAGCGGCGTTCCAAGCAGTGAGACCTTCACCCTGGAGAAACTCGATCCGTTCACGGATGTAACAGAGATTCTGATTGGCCAGAAGGTTGACCTCCTCCTGACCCTATGGCTTCCGGTGCAGTCTACGTCACTACGGGTAGAGCTGCTCACACCATACGAGTCTAGCGCCATCATGGTCCTGTGTAATCCAGTTTTCAGCCACATTGGTTCGAACTACCCGGGGTTTAGTAGCGGCGATGTGGTAGCCGAGTTCTATGCTAGTGGAGATGACCATAGG TACGATCGCATTGTGTTTGATTTTGGTTCCGTAACCAACGACGGCTCGGACAGCGCCGATGATCAGAGCAGTAAGATCAAGCTGGAATTCACGGTGATTCTACAACAGACCAACGCCACACAATACGGCGAGACCTACTGGGTGTCGGCTGGTGTCAACTACGGGGTGAATCTCGCTGAGGTCTGGGTCGGCCAGACGTCGTTCACCCCGGTCAGCGATATCGACAGCTGG tcCACAAGCTCTCCAGATATTATCATTTCCGGTCCTGAAACAATGACCATACTGAGTGCCGCCATCTTTCAAATTGATCTGGTGATCAAGAACTACGCTACAGACTTCTATTTGGATGTGATAGCGGATCAATCCGGATCCACTGATCCTATCATGAAGATTGGCGAACTTCAACTCGCTGGAAAAG GCGATAATTTCGACTGTATGCCGGATGAGCTCCCCCAgtactctggtgtttctgataacTCCACAGGCGCAACGGTTAAGGCAAGGCTAGACTTTGGCAATATCGTCAACACAGGTACATAA